From a region of the Arachis ipaensis cultivar K30076 chromosome B09, Araip1.1, whole genome shotgun sequence genome:
- the LOC107615901 gene encoding protein NUCLEAR FUSION DEFECTIVE 4-like: MSDVFFLSFLGGCSICWFNTVCFVLCIRNFQINRPLALSLTVSYNGVSAALYTLAATSINPSSDSIYLLLNAIVPLLISFAALVPILRQPIVDPLPPDGVRRNSVIFFILNILAIFTGIYLLLFGSSTSDVTTARFYLGGALILLVSPLCIPGIIYARDWFRRTIHSTIRIDGSGFILVHVNDLELHKELLARQNSTLSNGDGYTLMNENGSMYRTQSAKSSDVCCERVFGQDQLAMLGEEHPAGVLVRRLDFWLYYVAYFCGGTIGLVYSNNLGQIAQSLGMSSTTSTLVTLYSSFSFFGRLLSAAPDYIRNKFYFARTGWLTIALMPTPIAFILLASSDSAAALHAGTAIIGLSSGFIFAAAVSVTSELFGPNSGTHCLKHWYAWEGNAISGHLYCGDAYLLWD; the protein is encoded by the exons ATGTCAGAT GTGTTTTTCCTGAGCTTCTTAGGTGGGTGCAGCATATGCTGGTTCAACACAGTTTGCTTTGTCCTATGCATAAGGAACTTCCAAATCAACAGGCCCCTTGCACTTTCCTTAACTGTCAGCTACAATGGTGTGAGTGCAGCACTCTACACTCTTGCTGCAACCTCAATAAACCCTTCATCAGATTCAATATACCTTCTTCTCAATGCCATTGTTCCCCTCCTCATTTCCTTTGCAGCACTTGTCCCAATCCTTCGCCAACCCATTGTTGATCCTCTTCCCCCAGATGGGGTCAGAAGAAACTCAGTCATATTCTTCATACTCAACATCTTAGCAATCTTCACTGGCATCTACCTTCTCCTCTTTGGTTCATCAACTTCTGATGTAACCACTGCAAGGTTTTACCTTGGTGGAGCCCTTATACTTCTTGTATCTCCACTATGCATCCCCGGAATCATATATGCCAGAGACTGGTTTCGCCGTACCATTCATTCCACCATTAGAATTGATGGTTCTGGCTTCATTCTTGTCCATGTTAATGATCTTGAGCTCCATAAAGAACTCCTTGCTCGCCAAAACAGCACTCTCAGCAATGGAGATGGTTATACCTTGATGAATGAGAATGGATCCATGTATAGAACTCAAAGTGCTAAAAGTAGTGATGTGTGTTGTGAGCGAGTGTTTGGGCAGGATCAGTTGGCAATGCTGGGTGAAGAGCACCCAGCTGGAGTTCTTGTTAGAAGGTTGGATTTTTGGCTTTACTATGTTGCATACTTCTGTGGAGGTACAATTGGTCTTGTCTACAGCAACAATCTTGGACAGATAGCACAATCTTTAGGCATGAGCTCAACTACTTCAACACTTGTTACACTATACTCATCTTTCTCCTTTTTTGGCCGTTTGCTTTCAGCAGCACCAGACTATATTAGAAA TAAGTTCTACTTTGCAAGGACTGGATGGCTAACCATTGCACTTATGCCAACCCCAATCGCGTTCATCTTGCTTGCTTCATCAGACAGTGCTGCAGCACTTCATGCAGGCACTGCAATAATTGGCTTGAGCTCTGGATTCATATTTGCAGCCGCCGTGTCAGTTACATCAGAACTCTTTGGACCTAACAGT